A genome region from Alphaproteobacteria bacterium includes the following:
- a CDS encoding HIG1 domain-containing protein, protein MQAILPYAVIIGLIVTALILATGIVVMNIGGELNKKYGNMLMRLRILSQGITIILFILSALIK, encoded by the coding sequence ATGCAAGCAATTCTCCCCTACGCGGTTATTATTGGACTCATTGTGACGGCATTGATATTAGCTACCGGTATCGTCGTTATGAATATTGGCGGGGAGCTTAATAAAAAATATGGTAATATGCTTATGCGTTTAAGAATTCTTTCGCAAGGTATAACAATAATACTTTTTATTCTTTCAGCTCTAATTAAGTAA